The genomic interval GGTGAAGCAATGAACAAAACGGAGATCTTTTTCGAGAAGAACGGCCGCATGATGTCCTACATTTTCCTGGGACTTTTGATTCTTGCGGCCTTGATTTTCGGTTATCGGTCGCTGCTCGTCCAGCCCCGTGCGGAGAAGGCCGCGGAGATGATTGCCGAAGCCCAGAACCGTTTTGACAGTGAAACCCCGGATTTCGAACTCGCCTTGCAGGGCGATGCCAACGGCGCGGGCTTCCTGGATGTGATCGAGCAGTACGGTTCGACGCCTTCGGGGAACCTGGCGAAGCACTATGCGGGGATCTGCTACCTACGGACGGGGGACCTGGAGAATGCCGCGAAGTACCTGGCCAAATACTCGCCGGTGAAGGGAATCCCGGGATCGCTGATCAACGCCCAGAACTACGGGCTGCAGGGCGATGTGGCGGTCGAGCAGCAGAACTACGCCCAGGCGGTGAAATTCTATGAGAAGGCCGTGCAGGCTGCCGACAACAACATGACGACGCCGATGTACCTTCGCAAGGCGGGCCTCGCCGAGCAGGCGCAGGGTAACCATGCTGCGGCTGCAGCCTACTACGAGCGGATCCTGACCTCGTATCCCGCTTCGATGGAGGCCCGGGATGCCGAGAAACTGCTGGGCAGTGTCAAATAAGCGACAGCGATGGCAACCCGGAATCACAATCTTTCGAAATTCGACTCTCCGCTGCCTTCGGCTGCGGACATGCGCTTCGGGATCGTCGTCGCGGAGTGGAACCGTGAGGTGACCGAGGCGTTGCTGGAGGGAGCCGTGCGGACGTTGCGGGCTGCGGGGTGTCCGGACATGAACATTCAGGTGAAATATGTCCCCGGCACCTTTGAGCTCTCGCTCGGAGCGCAATTCTTCGCCGAATATACGGATGTCGATGCGGTGATCGCCCTGGGGTGTGTCATCCAGGGGGATACGCGGCATTTCGACTTCATCTGCCAGGGGGTCACCCAGGGAATTACGCAGCTGCAGATCCAGTGGAACATGCCGATTGCCTTCGGCGTGCTGACGGTCAACGACATGCAGCAGGCTCTGGACCGTTGCGGAGGCCGTCTCGGCAACAAGGGTGACGAAGCGGCTGCTACGGCGATCAACATGGTGAAGCTGCAGATCGACATGGAGGCCGCCTCTCCGGAGAAGGAGCCCGACCGCCGCAACATCAATTGATTGCGGATACCTCTTCGGGAGGCCGGGCCGAAAACGGCGCAGCCGACAAGCCATTTCCCGAAGACTCGAATATGAAAATCCCGGATCCATTCAGATGGGTCCGGGATTTTTCATGGCCAACCTCTCCATGACCGGCTTTTTACGGCCAGCCTTTCCCATGTCGGCCCTCTCATTGACCGGCCCTCCCGGCTTAAAAGACGCCCAGATTGTCGAGGAAGACCATCAGCATCACGATGGGGCAGAGATAGCGCAACAGGAAGATGAAGGTTCGGTAAATCCGGAATTTCAAGGCTCCGTTGTTGGTGATCTGATCCTTGAGCACCTGCCGGTCGAGTTTCCAACCGACGAAGATGCAGGTGAAGAATCCGCCGACGGGCAGCATGATATTGGCCGTGAGGTAGTCCAGCAGGTCGAAGAGGTTGAGCCCGAACAGTTTCCACCCGCTTAGCAGGCCGACCGACAGCGAGGCGGCGATTCCCAACAGCGAGGTAGCGGCGGTGGTGGTCCAGGCTGCGGCCCGGCGGCTCATGTGCCACTCTTCGTGGCAGTAAGCCGTGATTACCTCATGTAAGGAGATCGTTGAGGTGAGCGCCGCAACGACCAGCAGCAGAAAGAATACCGTCGACCAGACCATGCTCAGCGGCATTCCGTTGAAGATGCTGGGCAGGGTGATGAAGACCAGCGAAGGTCCCGACGAGGGTTCGATCCCGACGCTGAAGACCGCCGGGAAGATCACCACACCGGCCAGTATGGCGACCAGCGTATCGAGGATCGTGACATTCAGGGCCGTATGGCGCAGGTTGGTTTCGGGTTTGAAGTAGGAGGCGTAGGTGACCATGGTCCCGATGCCGATCGAGAGCGAGAAGAAGGCCTGCCCGAGCGCTACGAGGACCGTCGAAGGGGTAACCTTCGAAAAATCGGGCTTGAAGAAGAACCGGAAACCCTCTCCACCGCCGGGCATCAGCAGCGAGTGGATCGCCAGGGCGATCAGAACGACGAAGAGCAGCGGCATCAGGACTTTGGCCGAGCGTTCGATTCCCTTCTGCACGCCGAGGGCGATGACGAAGTGGGTGGCCAGGGCGAAGAGCAGCGTGTAGAGCACCGGACGCCACGGATTCTGGATGAAGTTCTCGAAGACCGTCCTGTACTCCTCGACCGTGGCGTATTTTGCCAGACTGCCCGTCACCGAGTGGACCATGTATTCGGCGGTCCAGCCCGACACGACGAAATAGAACCCCAGGATGAGGAAGGCTGCCAGTACGCCGTTGTATCCGAGGAAACTCCAGCGTTTGTCGAGCGAGCGGTAGGCCCCGACGGCATTGCGGTGCGTGGCGCGTCCGACGGAGAATTCGGCGAGCATGAGCGGCAGGCCCAGCAGCAGGACGCAGAGGATATAGATCACCAGAAAGGCTCCGCCTCCGTTGTCTCCGGCGACGTAGGGAAACCGCCAGATGTTGCCCAGTCCCACGGAACTTCCCGCTGCGACCAGGACGGCACTCAGTTTCCCTCCCAGCGTGGCACGATTGTGCAAATGGTTCATATTCGGACTCTTTTGTGAAATGCCGGACGGACGGGGAAGTCCAATACCCCTCCGGTCCGGCATCCGGTTTATTTTTCCAGAACGACGCTGACCCGTTCCAGCTTCCCGCCCAGGGGCGGAGCCAGTTTCGAAACCGTGCATTTCACGTGCCGGACCTGCGGAAATCCGGCATGGATCGCATCGATGATGTTCATGGCGACGCGTTCGATCGTGCGCTGCGTGACGGCCATCTGCTGCCTGACCACCTCGTAAACCGAGAGGTAGTTCACGGCCTTTTCGACGCTGTCCCCGGCGGCCACGTCTCCCAGATCCGCGGTGATCTCCACGTCGACCGTGAAGCGGTTCCCGACCTTGCGCTCCAGTTCGTAGCAGCCGTGCAGCGCCCGAAACTCCATGCGTTGCAGGACGATGCGGTACTCCATATCCCTGTTTTATTCGGCAATTACCAGATAATAGTTCTTTTTGCCGCGCTGCACGAGCAGGTACTTCCCGGCAATCAGGTCGTCGGCCGTCACCGCACGCATCGGGTCGGCGATCTTCTCGCGGTTCATCGAGACGCCGCCGCCCTGGATCATCTTGCGGCACTCGCCCTTCGAGGCGAAGATCTGCGTCTTCTCGGCGCAGAGGTCCACGAAGGCAACTCCCGCCTCCAGCTCCGTGCGGGCCACGCGGAACTGCGGCACGCCCTCGAAGACCTGGAGGAGCGTCGCTTCGTCGAGGCGGCGCAGCGCCTCGGAGGTGGCGCCGCCGAAGAGGATGTTCGACGCCTCGACGGCCTTTTCGTACTCCTCCTTCGAGTGGATCATCGTGGTGATCTCCTGAGCCAGCCGTTTCTGCAGCACGCGCAGGTGCGGGGCGGCGTCGTGCTCGGCGATGAGAGATTCGATGGTCTCGCGGTCGAGCAGCGTGAAGATCTTGATATAGCGTTTGGCATCCTCGTCGCTGACGTTGAGCCAGAACTGGTAGAACTTGTAGGGCGACGTGTAGCGCGGGTCGAGCCAGACGTTGCCGCTCTCGGTCTTGCCGAATTTCGTGCCGTCGGCCTTCGTGATGAGCGGGCAGGTGATGGCGTAGGCTTCGGCTTCGGGGCCCAGTTTGCGGCGGATGAGCTCCGTGCCGGTGGTGATGTTGCCCCACTGGTCGGCGCCTCCGAGCTGGATCTTGCAGTTCATCGTCTGGTAGAGGTGCAGGAAGTCGTAGCCCTGGACCAGCTGGTAGGTGAATTCGGTGAACGACATGCCGTCACCCTCGCCGTTGAAGCGCTTCTTGACCGAATCCTTGGCCATCATGTAGTTGACGGTGATGCACTTGCCGATGTCGCGGATGAAATCCAGGAACGTGAATTCCTTCATCCAGTCGTAGTTGTTGACCATGCGGGCGGCGTTCGGGGCGTCGGAGTCGAAGTCGAGGAGTTTCGCCAGCTGGGCCTTGATGGCCTCCTGGTTGTGCCGCAGGGTGGCTTCGTCGAGCAGGTTGCGCTCCTGGGACTTGCCCGAGGGGTCGCCGATCATGCCCGTCGCACCGCCCACGAGGGCCAGCGGGCGGTGTCCGCACATCTGGAAGTGCTTGAGGATCATCACACCCACGAGGTGCCCGATATGGAGCGAGTCGGCCGTGGGGTCGATACCCAGGTAGGCCGTCGTCATCTCTTTCTGCAGTTGTTCTTCGGCGCCGGGCATGATCGTGTGGATCATGCCGCGCCATTCGAGTTCTTCGATAAAGTTTTTCGTCGCCATATTTGTCTCTTTTTTTGTTCGTTTTCCAGGGAGGGCCCGGGGGCTCCTCCGGTTCTTGTTTTTTATCGTTCCGTATTATTCGATCTCCAGATCCAGCGCCTTGCGGAATTCGGTGAGCAGCGGATTCTTGTCGGTCATGTATTTGACCCGGTCTTCGAGTTTGATCGGGCGGGCGGCCCGGATCTCCTCGTTGACGGTCACCTCCAGCTCCATGCTTCCCTGTATGTTGGCCAGCTCGGCGATGCGCATCAGCATGCCCGTCTTGCTCCGGAGAATCTCCTCGCGCAACTCGGCTGTCGGCACGCTCACCGCGATGGTGTTGCCGCGGAAGCTCATCTGCTCGAATGCCGGGACGAAGCGCGGGCGCCGTTCCCGGATCAGGTTCAGGATGCGTTCCCGGGCCTGTTCCAACTTGCTTTCACAGGCCGGGTCGACCGTGGCGTCGGCGGATTGCGCCGCTTCGGGTTCCGGATTCTGCTCCGTTTGCAGGGCACCGCCCGTGGTCAGCAGTTCGGAGAGCGAGGTCCCCGAGATCAGCGGTTTGCGGTGCAGGGGCGTTGCCGGACGCGGTGTCCGGGCCGGGGCTGCTTCGGCATTCGGGCCCGTTGCGACGGGTGTTGCAGCCGGAGCTGTTGCCGACTGAGTGGCTGTCAGGGCCGGATTCGCAACGTTGGTCGGAGCCGACGCCGTCGGATTCGGCATCTGGGCTGCCTGGACGGCTGGACCTGCCGCTGCCTGTGTCGCCGTTGCTGCCTGTGTCGCCGTTGCTGCCTGTGTCGCCGGAGCTGCCGCCGCTGTCGGTTGCGTTGCCGGTTGCGTTGCCGCCGGTCGGGCCATCAGCTTGGGAAGCTGAGGCTCTTCGCAGGATGTCAGGTCGTTATTTTTTTTTTGGCCGAGTCCTGAGATCTTCATCAGGCCCAGCTCCACGAGCAACCGTTGGTTCGACGATTGCCGTATTTTTCCGTCGAGGTCCGTCAGCAGGGCGATCGCCCCGAAGAGGAAGTCGACACCGCAGGCCTCCGCCTGCACGCGGTATCGTTCGAGCAGCGTGCCGGTCATCTCGATCAGTCGCAGCGTCTCGGGGCGTTTGGCCATCAGCAGGTCGCGCAGGTGGCGGTTCAGCCCTGCCATGAAGGTCTGGCCCGAGAATCCTTTCGAAAGCACCTCGTCGAACGTCATGAGTGCTTCGGCGTAGTTGCCCGCCAGGAGCGTCTCCGTGATGCCGAAGTAGGTGTCGTAATCCAGCACGTTGAGTGTCTGGGCCACGTGGCGGTAGTCGAGCGTCGTGCCGCAGAACGACACGGCCTTGTCGAACATCGACAGGGCGTCGCGCATTCCGCCGTCGGCCTTCTGCGAGATGAGGTTCAACGACTCCTCGTCGGCCGTGATTCCCTCCTGTGCGGCGATGTATTTCAGGTATTCGACCGAATCCTCGACTCGGATGCGGTTGAAGTCGTAGATCTGGCAGCGCGAGAGTATCGTCGGCAGGATCTTGTGCTTCTCGGTGGTGGCGA from uncultured Alistipes sp. carries:
- a CDS encoding DNA polymerase III subunit gamma/tau gives rise to the protein MSDFIVSARKYRPATFRSVVGQKHITSTLQNAIERGQLAHAYLFCGPRGVGKTTCARIFAKAINCLQPHGAEACNECESCRSFNEGRSLNIHELDAASNNSVEDIRSLIEQVRIIPQVGRYSVFIIDEVHMLSAAAFNAFLKTLEEPPAHAIFILATTEKHKILPTILSRCQIYDFNRIRVEDSVEYLKYIAAQEGITADEESLNLISQKADGGMRDALSMFDKAVSFCGTTLDYRHVAQTLNVLDYDTYFGITETLLAGNYAEALMTFDEVLSKGFSGQTFMAGLNRHLRDLLMAKRPETLRLIEMTGTLLERYRVQAEACGVDFLFGAIALLTDLDGKIRQSSNQRLLVELGLMKISGLGQKKNNDLTSCEEPQLPKLMARPAATQPATQPTAAAAPATQAATATQAATATQAAAGPAVQAAQMPNPTASAPTNVANPALTATQSATAPAATPVATGPNAEAAPARTPRPATPLHRKPLISGTSLSELLTTGGALQTEQNPEPEAAQSADATVDPACESKLEQARERILNLIRERRPRFVPAFEQMSFRGNTIAVSVPTAELREEILRSKTGMLMRIAELANIQGSMELEVTVNEEIRAARPIKLEDRVKYMTDKNPLLTEFRKALDLEIE
- a CDS encoding tetratricopeptide repeat protein, with the protein product MAKKNVAEPETLGEAMNKTEIFFEKNGRMMSYIFLGLLILAALIFGYRSLLVQPRAEKAAEMIAEAQNRFDSETPDFELALQGDANGAGFLDVIEQYGSTPSGNLAKHYAGICYLRTGDLENAAKYLAKYSPVKGIPGSLINAQNYGLQGDVAVEQQNYAQAVKFYEKAVQAADNNMTTPMYLRKAGLAEQAQGNHAAAAAYYERILTSYPASMEARDAEKLLGSVK
- the folB gene encoding dihydroneopterin aldolase; the encoded protein is MEYRIVLQRMEFRALHGCYELERKVGNRFTVDVEITADLGDVAAGDSVEKAVNYLSVYEVVRQQMAVTQRTIERVAMNIIDAIHAGFPQVRHVKCTVSKLAPPLGGKLERVSVVLEK
- the tyrS gene encoding tyrosine--tRNA ligase, which gives rise to MATKNFIEELEWRGMIHTIMPGAEEQLQKEMTTAYLGIDPTADSLHIGHLVGVMILKHFQMCGHRPLALVGGATGMIGDPSGKSQERNLLDEATLRHNQEAIKAQLAKLLDFDSDAPNAARMVNNYDWMKEFTFLDFIRDIGKCITVNYMMAKDSVKKRFNGEGDGMSFTEFTYQLVQGYDFLHLYQTMNCKIQLGGADQWGNITTGTELIRRKLGPEAEAYAITCPLITKADGTKFGKTESGNVWLDPRYTSPYKFYQFWLNVSDEDAKRYIKIFTLLDRETIESLIAEHDAAPHLRVLQKRLAQEITTMIHSKEEYEKAVEASNILFGGATSEALRRLDEATLLQVFEGVPQFRVARTELEAGVAFVDLCAEKTQIFASKGECRKMIQGGGVSMNREKIADPMRAVTADDLIAGKYLLVQRGKKNYYLVIAE
- the ribH gene encoding 6,7-dimethyl-8-ribityllumazine synthase, producing MATRNHNLSKFDSPLPSAADMRFGIVVAEWNREVTEALLEGAVRTLRAAGCPDMNIQVKYVPGTFELSLGAQFFAEYTDVDAVIALGCVIQGDTRHFDFICQGVTQGITQLQIQWNMPIAFGVLTVNDMQQALDRCGGRLGNKGDEAAATAINMVKLQIDMEAASPEKEPDRRNIN
- a CDS encoding sodium-dependent transporter gives rise to the protein MNHLHNRATLGGKLSAVLVAAGSSVGLGNIWRFPYVAGDNGGGAFLVIYILCVLLLGLPLMLAEFSVGRATHRNAVGAYRSLDKRWSFLGYNGVLAAFLILGFYFVVSGWTAEYMVHSVTGSLAKYATVEEYRTVFENFIQNPWRPVLYTLLFALATHFVIALGVQKGIERSAKVLMPLLFVVLIALAIHSLLMPGGGEGFRFFFKPDFSKVTPSTVLVALGQAFFSLSIGIGTMVTYASYFKPETNLRHTALNVTILDTLVAILAGVVIFPAVFSVGIEPSSGPSLVFITLPSIFNGMPLSMVWSTVFFLLLVVAALTSTISLHEVITAYCHEEWHMSRRAAAWTTTAATSLLGIAASLSVGLLSGWKLFGLNLFDLLDYLTANIMLPVGGFFTCIFVGWKLDRQVLKDQITNNGALKFRIYRTFIFLLRYLCPIVMLMVFLDNLGVF